Proteins encoded within one genomic window of Fibrobacter sp. UWB16:
- a CDS encoding sigma-54 dependent transcriptional regulator, with protein sequence MMNILIADFDRKFVEELQRNWSVAGTNLLVCSDDKTLMPLIKKTSIDLAFIEVPFLMLDNMDLISYLKERQPGIEIFVLCDDRNWQGAASAITRGASSFLKKPVTLSLLESTTSKIQAQQQNKSNTQLMESQVLDSLLGDTPEMRKILKTVYKVAPTNSTLLITGESGSGKEFLANVVHRYSKRANEPFVPVNCGAIPENLVESELFGSKKGSYTGSTADKKGLFESANGGTLFLDEVGELSLATQVKLLRFLQSHEIRRVGETEARYLDIRIIAATNRNLQQAMHEGRFREDLYYRLNTFHLQLPPLRDRKPVIPNLIRYFILKNKEAQGKEIHDIEPAALYALTKYPYPGNIRELENIMEHAIVLSEGGIIKLEDLPEYVQVEAREKTVAIPHIKDAASLKESASEPVFDNAEDAEENEKSVENPLGKPIHFEPISGKTDRAGLLTHNPTKFITHNPAPEEEEILSLDEMERRHILHALSICKGNKTEVCKKLGISRATLWRKLKELKIEMDGGED encoded by the coding sequence ATGATGAATATCCTGATCGCTGATTTTGATCGGAAATTTGTCGAGGAGCTACAGCGGAACTGGTCTGTAGCCGGAACGAACCTACTGGTCTGCTCCGACGATAAGACTCTGATGCCGCTAATTAAGAAGACGTCGATAGACCTTGCGTTTATCGAGGTTCCTTTTTTGATGCTCGACAATATGGATTTGATCAGCTATTTGAAGGAACGCCAGCCTGGTATTGAAATCTTCGTGCTGTGCGATGACCGCAACTGGCAGGGGGCCGCTAGCGCCATTACTCGTGGAGCAAGCAGCTTCTTGAAGAAGCCGGTCACGCTATCGCTCCTTGAGAGCACGACAAGCAAGATCCAGGCTCAGCAACAAAACAAGTCCAACACGCAGCTCATGGAATCCCAGGTGTTGGACAGCCTTCTCGGCGACACGCCCGAGATGCGCAAAATTCTAAAAACAGTTTATAAGGTCGCACCGACCAACAGTACCTTGCTTATAACCGGCGAGTCCGGTTCGGGCAAGGAATTTTTGGCAAACGTCGTCCACCGCTACAGCAAACGCGCGAACGAACCGTTTGTGCCAGTCAACTGCGGAGCCATTCCCGAGAACCTCGTGGAAAGTGAACTCTTCGGAAGCAAGAAGGGATCGTATACAGGTTCTACCGCCGACAAGAAGGGCTTGTTCGAATCCGCCAATGGCGGTACGCTGTTCCTCGATGAAGTCGGTGAGCTTTCTCTGGCAACACAAGTCAAGCTTTTACGTTTTCTGCAAAGCCACGAGATTCGTCGCGTGGGCGAAACTGAAGCCCGTTACTTGGACATTCGCATTATTGCAGCTACCAACCGCAATTTGCAACAAGCGATGCACGAAGGTCGTTTCCGCGAAGACCTTTATTACCGTTTAAACACGTTCCACTTGCAGCTCCCGCCGCTCCGCGACAGGAAGCCCGTCATTCCGAACTTAATCCGTTACTTTATCTTAAAGAACAAGGAAGCGCAAGGCAAGGAAATCCATGACATTGAACCCGCGGCTCTTTACGCTTTGACAAAGTACCCCTACCCCGGCAACATCCGCGAGCTCGAAAACATCATGGAGCATGCGATTGTGCTTTCGGAAGGTGGAATCATCAAGCTCGAAGACTTGCCCGAATACGTGCAAGTGGAAGCCCGCGAAAAGACTGTTGCGATTCCGCATATCAAGGATGCTGCTAGTCTTAAAGAAAGCGCTAGCGAGCCTGTTTTCGACAACGCCGAAGATGCGGAAGAGAATGAAAAGTCTGTCGAGAATCCTCTCGGAAAGCCGATTCATTTTGAACCGATCTCGGGCAAGACGGATAGAGCAGGACTTTTGACGCACAACCCGACGAAGTTCATCACACATAATCCTGCGCCCGAAGAAGAAGAAATTCTTTCGCTCGACGAGATGGAACGCAGACACATCTTGCATGCGCTCAGCATTTGCAAAGGCAACAAGACTGAAGTCTGCAAGAAGCTCGGCATCAGCCGTGCCACACTTTGGCGCAAGCTCAAAGAGCTCAAAATCGAAATGGACGGCGGCGAAGACTAG
- the nrdR gene encoding transcriptional regulator NrdR has product MICPFCKNDNDKVVDSRVSGSSIRRRRECCACGRRFTTREYIEVQPLTVIKRSGEREPFQREKLQRGIMNSCKKRPVSMDDIEQLVTRVENSLQMSEGFEVSYDQIGNLVMQELKKLDAVAYVRFASIYREFKEVGEFVDQIKTLDK; this is encoded by the coding sequence ATGATTTGCCCGTTTTGCAAGAATGATAACGACAAGGTTGTCGATAGTCGCGTGAGTGGCTCTTCGATTCGTCGTCGTCGTGAATGTTGTGCTTGTGGCCGTCGCTTTACGACCCGTGAATATATCGAAGTCCAGCCGTTGACCGTTATCAAGCGCAGTGGCGAACGCGAACCTTTCCAGCGTGAAAAATTGCAACGTGGCATTATGAACTCCTGCAAAAAACGCCCGGTGTCCATGGACGATATCGAACAGCTTGTGACGCGCGTGGAAAATTCGTTGCAGATGTCGGAAGGCTTTGAAGTGAGCTACGACCAGATTGGCAACCTTGTGATGCAGGAATTAAAAAAGCTTGACGCTGTGGCGTATGTGCGTTTCGCCTCCATCTACCGCGAATTCAAGGAAGTGGGCGAGTTCGTCGACCAGATCAAGACTCTTGATAAGTAG
- a CDS encoding ATP-binding protein — translation MLGQKTSVKQLPRPIHQLVIISIFWQASNLIGDIFFSGDNFIAGTKAYTARQLIFCAAALGWIQLGNAIHHTAEISLKMKRKNGWKLMNIFGALAVLISTYFFINDPSYIPSLDFFGYRPFAERPIFNFYSLLLALFVLPNIIVTSYDIIRNIVQASDTTLPHQVSIYMLASFTFFVALAVLFDFIIPISTKFNGYDQFLKWSQFISVFLAILSGQYFTSVSFKNKSASWFLDKLKDKMVDGLLYYNYKGEIQLANPAALGILHTTQEALHDKKITSVFPQIQDPTREATYNKIRIKIDNEDHIFNVSIFQIRQSLTTNYNVAFFSDVSNTLHYQQIIKTRDEQFKEYQLDQIRYQERLNIWKKKVDESKYFLDTLISTLPFRFWSKNEQGVFMTQNQTDIKSRGNLLQTSEPDSKILPQELLARNEGEPQSFISYERIKKTFNENNEEEDDIEILKQDDYNMAVRKGIAKDIMIFNNMFIPIMAPRKPYKIIGIKIDITKEMRLEKERDMLQEQKHIHSRLEELGTICGGFAHDYNNILGSQIGFCDLALEVLDKDNQAYMFIQEARKAATRGKESLEELLNTIRGKTSEKDKLTEFAPYMIIDDVVKKLWITLPPNVKVKADNLDKNIRIVGNVSALDRIISNLANNAIFAMKENGGTLTIALKREVLPEPLITPYAPQIDAGTYAKITVEDTGTGMDTATLERIFSPFFTTKAPGEGLGLGLSSALRLLKEGNAGYTVQTTLGEGTIFNLYWSIRNEKMEA, via the coding sequence ATGCTTGGTCAAAAGACGTCCGTCAAGCAGCTCCCTCGCCCCATACACCAGCTGGTCATCATCAGCATATTCTGGCAAGCGAGCAACTTGATTGGCGACATTTTCTTTAGTGGCGATAACTTTATTGCAGGGACCAAAGCCTATACGGCAAGGCAACTCATATTCTGCGCGGCAGCCCTTGGCTGGATCCAGCTCGGGAACGCCATACACCATACCGCAGAAATCAGTCTCAAGATGAAGCGCAAGAACGGCTGGAAGCTCATGAACATTTTCGGAGCTTTAGCGGTTCTTATTTCGACCTACTTCTTTATCAATGATCCAAGCTATATCCCAAGCCTAGATTTCTTTGGCTACAGACCTTTTGCAGAAAGGCCCATATTTAATTTTTACAGCCTTCTTTTGGCCTTATTTGTACTGCCAAACATCATTGTCACTTCATATGACATAATTCGCAACATAGTGCAGGCAAGCGATACAACACTCCCCCACCAGGTTAGCATATACATGTTGGCCTCGTTCACGTTCTTTGTCGCGTTAGCCGTCCTTTTTGATTTTATCATTCCCATATCCACGAAATTTAACGGTTATGACCAGTTCTTAAAATGGTCTCAGTTCATCTCGGTCTTTTTGGCCATCCTTTCCGGGCAATATTTCACTTCGGTCTCATTCAAGAACAAAAGTGCATCCTGGTTTTTGGACAAGCTAAAAGACAAAATGGTGGATGGTCTTTTATACTACAATTATAAAGGCGAAATCCAGCTTGCCAACCCGGCAGCTCTTGGAATTTTGCACACCACACAAGAAGCACTCCACGACAAGAAAATCACGTCAGTATTTCCGCAGATTCAAGACCCTACACGTGAAGCGACTTACAACAAAATAAGAATCAAGATTGACAACGAAGACCATATTTTCAACGTTTCCATTTTCCAGATTCGTCAATCATTGACAACAAACTACAACGTAGCTTTCTTTAGCGATGTTTCGAACACGCTGCATTACCAGCAGATTATCAAGACCCGCGACGAGCAGTTCAAGGAATACCAGCTTGACCAGATCCGCTACCAGGAACGATTGAACATCTGGAAAAAGAAGGTCGATGAAAGTAAATACTTCCTGGATACGCTTATCAGTACACTCCCATTCCGCTTTTGGTCCAAGAACGAACAGGGCGTGTTCATGACGCAGAACCAGACCGATATCAAGAGTCGCGGAAACCTGTTGCAGACCTCTGAACCGGACAGCAAGATTTTGCCTCAAGAACTTTTAGCTCGTAACGAAGGCGAACCGCAAAGTTTCATTTCTTACGAACGAATTAAGAAGACTTTCAACGAGAATAACGAAGAAGAAGACGATATCGAGATTTTGAAGCAGGACGACTACAACATGGCCGTCCGTAAAGGGATCGCCAAGGATATCATGATTTTCAACAACATGTTCATCCCCATTATGGCCCCGCGCAAGCCGTACAAGATTATCGGCATCAAGATCGATATTACCAAGGAAATGCGTCTCGAAAAAGAACGCGACATGTTGCAAGAACAAAAGCACATCCACTCGAGGCTCGAAGAACTGGGCACCATCTGCGGTGGCTTTGCACACGACTACAACAACATCCTTGGCTCTCAGATTGGGTTCTGCGATCTGGCGCTTGAAGTGCTCGACAAAGATAACCAGGCCTACATGTTCATCCAGGAAGCACGCAAGGCAGCCACACGCGGCAAGGAATCCCTCGAAGAGCTTTTGAACACCATCCGCGGCAAGACCTCCGAAAAGGACAAGCTCACGGAATTTGCGCCGTACATGATTATCGACGACGTGGTAAAGAAGCTCTGGATTACGCTCCCGCCGAACGTAAAGGTCAAGGCAGACAACCTCGACAAGAACATCCGCATTGTCGGAAACGTCTCGGCACTCGACCGCATTATCAGTAACCTTGCGAACAACGCCATCTTTGCCATGAAAGAAAACGGCGGAACCCTCACCATCGCCCTCAAGCGCGAAGTGCTCCCGGAACCGCTCATTACGCCGTACGCCCCGCAGATCGATGCGGGCACCTATGCCAAGATTACCGTCGAAGATACAGGCACCGGCATGGACACGGCGACCCTCGAACGCATCTTTTCACCGTTCTTTACGACCAAGGCACCGGGTGAAGGCCTCGGATTGGGCCTTTCTTCGGCACTTAGACTGCTAAAAGAAGGCAATGCGGGCTACACAGTACAAACAACCTTGGGCGAAGGAACTATTTTTAATCTATATTGGTCTATAAGAAACGAGAAAATGGAGGCTTAA
- a CDS encoding response regulator, which translates to MSTILIIDDDAQLNLMLKSALELKGYTVDTASNGKKAKTLYQKNTYDVIITDIIMPEGDGFEVVLDLRRMGMSDRTIAISGGGRTSAEDYLATAQHFDVAAIFSKPLDLQQLRNKVDEIIKAHS; encoded by the coding sequence ATGTCTACAATACTCATCATTGACGATGACGCTCAGCTCAACCTCATGTTGAAGTCTGCTCTGGAATTGAAAGGTTATACTGTCGATACTGCTAGCAACGGTAAGAAAGCAAAGACTCTTTATCAGAAGAACACGTACGATGTAATCATCACCGACATCATCATGCCGGAAGGTGACGGATTTGAAGTTGTCCTTGACCTTCGCCGTATGGGCATGAGCGACCGCACGATCGCGATTAGCGGTGGTGGACGTACGTCTGCTGAAGACTATCTTGCAACGGCTCAGCACTTCGATGTAGCCGCAATTTTCAGCAAGCCGCTGGATCTCCAGCAGCTCCGCAACAAAGTTGACGAGATTATCAAGGCACATTCGTAA
- a CDS encoding class I SAM-dependent rRNA methyltransferase — protein MNYKYSDLLKSALSKRAPLFDVTDALRIVNGAADGFPGLTIDKFGDRYQMQFFGPELLTSKTEIVEALASLFNPVCVVSKERLSSSGKSLENAPMDVVIGTREDAVGTVREGNANFHVDLLDTINPGLFLDMRHVRLEVEERFRAMSGASPANFEASAHLADLANLENSAQTGLRFLNLFSYTCSFSVHARLGGAAVATNADISGKILDKGRENYALNGLDLRPGEFFRGNAIEYVHWAQKKGLRFDGIVLDPPSFARFKGFNFNVREHLMPLVADCATLLNPGGFFMVSSNYSEFNLSAFARDVLAAVSSVHPNAKTSWKKSQDVDFVGSGSTKDSCLVATLVEV, from the coding sequence ATGAATTATAAATACTCCGATCTTTTAAAGTCTGCATTATCCAAGCGCGCTCCGTTATTTGATGTAACGGATGCTTTGCGCATTGTGAATGGCGCTGCCGACGGTTTCCCGGGACTTACGATAGACAAGTTCGGCGACCGTTACCAGATGCAGTTTTTTGGACCGGAGCTTTTGACGAGCAAAACTGAAATTGTCGAGGCTTTGGCCTCCCTTTTCAATCCCGTTTGCGTAGTCTCTAAGGAACGCCTTTCGAGCTCTGGAAAATCGCTTGAGAACGCTCCGATGGATGTCGTGATTGGCACGCGTGAAGATGCTGTGGGAACAGTTCGCGAGGGCAATGCCAATTTTCATGTGGACTTGCTCGATACAATCAATCCGGGACTTTTCCTCGACATGCGTCACGTGCGCCTCGAAGTCGAAGAACGTTTCCGCGCTATGTCCGGCGCATCTCCGGCGAATTTCGAAGCCTCGGCGCATCTCGCTGACTTGGCGAATCTCGAAAATTCCGCGCAAACCGGCCTCCGTTTTTTGAACCTATTCAGCTATACGTGCAGTTTCTCCGTACACGCCCGTCTAGGCGGTGCTGCGGTCGCTACAAATGCCGATATCAGCGGCAAGATTCTCGACAAAGGCCGTGAAAATTACGCCTTAAACGGCCTTGATTTGCGCCCAGGAGAGTTCTTCCGCGGTAACGCTATCGAATACGTGCATTGGGCCCAAAAGAAGGGCTTACGTTTTGATGGTATTGTACTTGATCCGCCGAGCTTTGCTCGTTTCAAGGGCTTTAACTTTAACGTGCGCGAACACTTGATGCCGCTCGTTGCCGACTGCGCGACGCTTTTAAATCCCGGCGGATTTTTCATGGTGAGTTCCAACTACAGCGAATTCAACCTGTCCGCATTTGCCCGCGATGTGCTTGCCGCCGTTTCTTCCGTGCACCCGAATGCAAAAACGTCTTGGAAAAAATCCCAAGACGTAGACTTTGTCGGTAGCGGTTCTACGAAAGATTCTTGCTTAGTCGCGACTCTTGTAGAGGTGTAG